A single window of Zea mays cultivar B73 chromosome 10, Zm-B73-REFERENCE-NAM-5.0, whole genome shotgun sequence DNA harbors:
- the LOC103640970 gene encoding probable histone H2AXb has protein sequence MSSGGGRGKPKGSKALSRSTKAGLQFPVGRIARYLKAGKYAERVGGGAPVYLSAVLEYLAAEVLELAGNAARDNKKNRIVPRHIQLAVRNDEELSKLLGAVTIAAGGVLPNIHQTLLPKKAGGKGKADIGSASQEF, from the exons ATGAGttccggcggcggcaggggcaagcCCAAGGGGTCCAAGGCTTTGTCGCGGTCGACCAAGGCCGGGCTGCAGTTCCCCGTCGGCCGCATCGCGCGCTACCTCAAGGCCGGCAAGTACGCCGAGCGCGTCGGCGGTGGTGCGCCCGTCTACCTCTCCGCCGTCCTCGAGTATCTCGCGGCAGAG GTGTTGGAACTGGCGGGCAACGCGGCGCGCGACAACAAGAAGAACCGCATCGTGCCGCGTCACATCCAGCTCGCCGTGCGCAACGACGAGGAACTCAGCAAGCTGCTCGGAGCTGTCACCATCGCCGCCGGAGGTGTGTTGCCCAACATTCATCAGACGCTGCTGCCCAAGAAGGCCGGTGGGAAGGGCAAGGCCGACATCGGTTCCGCATCCCAGGAGTTCTAA